The window GCCTGGAGAAAAAGTGGTCATTCAGGTTCCCGGGAATGCCACGACATCCCTGAAGATTTGGATGGATGGGGTTCCAATTAGCCTGCAAAATGAAGAAAAACATCTGCTTAGTTTCCAGATTCCTAAAACCGCACAACCTTCTTATCCTAAAATTACCTACCAATACCAGCGGTTTTCTAATGCACCCGTTTTTACGTATGCCGTTATTCGTCAAAACCGAATTGAATCGGCGGGTTATTTACCGCTCGAAATTGCCCCTGTCTTGTATTTAGATCCCGTTCCGCCCGTCTTACGGATTCATGGAGGCGAAAACAGTTTTACCTTTAAGGGACAAAACTTTGATCCTTCTTCAAGTCGTTTCCAAGCTACTTTTGGCTTTAAAACTGAAGCCCTACATGCAACGAAGGTACATCAGGCGATTGAGACGACTGAAGAGGGTAGCATAAAGCTACAGGTTTCGTTTGTGGCGCCGAAGGATTTACCAGATGCGGATTACCCTTACAATATAGAATTGGTGGGAATGGGGTCAAAAAGCGGGACCAATCGTAGTGGGACGATGCGGGTATTGGAACCTTTCGCGATGCCGGGCTTGCATGTGGGAGTGATTAAGAGCTATGACGATACGCTTCCGATGGCCTTGAAGGAACTGGGTGTTTCTTATAAAATGTTGGATTCATTAGACTTGTCGGAAAAGAAATTTAGTGGATTACAAACGATTGTGGTGGACATCCGGGCGTATTTTGTACGTAAAGACTTGCGAACCTACAATCAGCATTTATTAAACTGGGTGAAAGAGGGCGGAACCCTTATTGTGCAGTATCAAAAAACCTTTGAATGGAATGCCGGAGAAACGGATCCTTTAGACCCTACGAAGAAGAATCCAGAAACAACTTTTGCACCGTTTCCCATTCGTCTTGGTGGAAGAGATCGTGTTACGTATGAGGATGCACCTATTCGGATGCTGCAACCGAGCCATGTCCTTTTCCGAAAACCTAATCAGATTACGGAAGAAGATTGGGAGGGTTGGATACAAGAACGCGGACTGTACTTCCCGAACCAATACGATCCGGCATACACCGAGTTGTTCGAGATGGCAGACCCGAACGAGAAGCCTCAGCGTGGCAGTACGCTTTTGGCAACTTATGGTCAGGGAAAATACCTGTTTACGGCACTGAGTTGGTACCGCCAACTTCAAGCACTGCACCCGGGGGCGTTCAGGTTGTTCGCCAATATGATCTCGTTGCCATTTACCCAAGAAGACTGATTGGCTGGGAGGGTTGTTTTAGAAACTTGAATCATTCACACAAGGTGTAAATATATGAAAAGTATGAAGTTAACCTGTATTATGTTGTTCTTATCCGTACTGGTATTGCCCGCCCAAAAAAGAAATAACAAATCGGAGCCAGCACCCGTGCTACTCCCTAAGTCCGAGGTGGTGCTGGATACGTCCTATTTGAGCACCAAACGGTTTAGAAATATCGGCCCATTTCGAGGAGGGCGTTCTGCGGCAGTGACGGGCATTCCGGGCAAACCCTACACCTTCCTCTTTGGAAGTGTCGGTGGTGGTGTTTGGCAAACGAAGGACGCAGGACAGACATGGCGGAGCCTCTCGGATGGTTTTTTCGGCGGTTCTATTGGTGCCGTAGCCGTAAGTGAATGGGATCAAAATGTGGTGTACGTGGGCGGTGGCGAAAAAACCGTGCGTGGCAATGTGTCTTATGGTTTGGGCATGTGGAAGTCCATAGATGCTGGAAAAACCTGGCAACACATCGGCTTATCCGATTCTCGGCACATCACCCGCATACGGATTCATCCTAAAAACCCTGATTTATTGTATGTTTCAGCGTTGGGGCATTTGTTTGGCCCAAACGAACAACGGGGCGTTTTTAGGAGCAAAGACGGAGGCAAAACGTGGGAGCGCATCCTATTTGTAAGCCCAGATGCTGGAGCGGTAGATTTGGTAATGGATCCATCCAATCCGCGTGTGTTGTATGCAAGTACATGGCAGGTTAAACGCACGCCTTATAGTTTAGAGAGTGGTGGTGCAGGATCGGGACTTTGGAAGTCTTCGGATGGTGGAGACACTTGGCAAAATATTTCTCGTGCCAATGGCCTACCTAAAGGTCTGCTTGGTATTATTGGCGTCACGGTCTCTCCCGCCAATCCAGAACGGTTGTGGGCTATCGTAGAAGCCGAAGATGGTGGGGTGTTTAGGTCGGATGATGCCGGGAAAAACTGGCGGAAACTTAATAGCGACCGCAACTTGCGGCAACGGGCTTGGTATTATACCCGAATCTATGCCGATCCTATGAATGAAGACCAAGTCTATGTGTTGAATGTGGGTTTTTGGCGCTCTAAAGATGGTGGAAGAACATATTCCGAAATTAATACCCCGCATAGTGACCACCACGACTTGTGGATTGATCCTAACGATCCGCTTCGGATGATCATTGGGGATGATGGCGGGGCACAAGTTTCGGTGGATGGCGGCGAGAACTGGAGTACCTATCACAACCAACCAACGGCTCAGTTTTATCGGGTGACGACCGACGATCACTTCCCGTACCGCATCTATGGCGCACAGCAAGACAATTCCACCGTTCGCATTGTACACCGGAGCGATGGTTTTGGCATTACCGAGCGGGACTGGGAAGAAACCGCTGGTGGGGAAAGCGGACACATTGCGATAGATCCACGAGACAACGATATTGTCTATGGCGGGTCATATGGTGGATTTCTGACACGCAAAAATCATCGGACAGGCGAGGAAAGAGACATCAATCCTTGGCCAGATAATCCGATGGGGCATGGCGCGGGAGACCTGAAATATCGGTTCCAATGGAATTTTCCGTTGCTCTATTCGCGCCACTCCCCTAAAACCCTTTATGCAGCCGCACAAGTTTTGTTCAAAACCGAAAACGAAGGACAAACATGGGAGCCAATCAGCGGTGACTTAACCCGCAATGATCCCCAAACACTCGGTCCATCTGGCGGCCCTATCACAAAAGACAACACCAGTGTGGAATACTACGGAACCATTTTTGCCGTTGCCGAGGGTTTGGAACCGGGTGTTATTTGGACAGGATCGGATGATGGGTTGATTCATATTACCCGCGATGGGGGCAAAACCTGGAAGTCGGTAACGCCGCCACCTAATATCTTACCGGAGTGGGCGCAGATCAATAGTATAGAGCCGCACCCCACCAATCCGGGGGGGCTTTATGTGGCAGCCACGCGATATAAGTCTGACGATAGCAAGCCCTATCTGTTGCGTACCACCGATTATGGCATGTCTTGGACACTCATAACCAAAGGTATAGACCCCGGACACTTCACGCGGGTCATCCGAGCCGATGCCGCACGGCCGGGTCTATTATTTGCCGGAACGGAATTTGGGTTGTATGCATCCATAGATGACGGTCAACAATGGTTTTCATTCCAGAAGAATTTACCAATAGTACCAATTACCGATATAACGATTAAAAACAAGGATTTAATTTTGGCTACTCAAGGCCGTTCTTTCTGGGTAATGGACGATTTGACCCTACTACATCAACTTACTTCCGAAGTTTCAGCAAAGCCCGTAGTACTCTTTAAGACGCGGCCAACTTATCGGATGGGTGGCGGTGGCGGACGTAGTTCGCTGACTGTTGGGGAAAATCCGATAAATGGGGTACAACTTTCGTATTATTTCAAACAAGTACCAGATAGCGCTGCTGTAAAGTTAAAACTCATTGGGCGCGATGGTAAAACGATTCGTACTTATTCACCCAAAGGCAAACCCGAAACCCGTATGTCCCTCAAAAAAGGGATGAACACCTTTGTATGGAATATGCGATACCCCGAAGCCGAGCGGTTCGACGGGTTGATTTTGTGGGCGGGTGGCACACAAGGCCCTAAAGCACCGCCCGGAACCTACGAAGCCCGCCTCTTTGTTGGGAAAGATTCCCTTTCGGTTCCGTTTGAGATACTAAAAGATCCCCGTGTACAGGCTACTCAAGCGGACTTGGAAGCACAATTTGAATTTTTGGTACGAGTTCGGGATGATCTTTCGACCATTCACCGTAGCATAAAACAAATTCGTGTCATTCGTGACGCCATCAAAAGGGTTTCGGGGGGGGATGCAGCCATTAAAACTGCCGGAGACTCCTTGGTACGTGCAATGACCGCTATTGAGGAGGCTTTGTATCAAACCAAAAACCAAAGTGGCCAAGACCCGCTTAATTACCCCATTAAACTCAATAACCGCCTGAGTGCTTTGGCATCATCCGTAGGTTCTGCCGAAGCGCGGCCCACGGATCAAGCGGTGGCTGTTTATGCCTTGCTAAAGCCGTTGATCGCAGAACAATTGGAAAGGTGGAAGACGATTAAGGAAACCGATATTCCGTCTTTTAACCAGCTGGTGGCGTCAAAAAACATCCCAGCCGTTAAAATGGACTGATTTAGACGTGGAGAAATGAAAGGGCTACTCCGTTTTTTGGGGTAGCCTTTTGCTTTTTCTATCTCGCGAGTTCATAAAGAGAGGGACTCCATTGCTTTTAGTTTTTTCCAGCACAACCAGAGCGCACGAGGAACGTGAAAGCAACCTTTATAAGGCCCTCCTTTGAAACGGTGTGTAACCTTTCCAAACCGGTCCAAGTAACCAAACCATTCACCATATTGGGAATCGGGGAAGTGTTTAAACGTATAGGAGGCTGTTTCCTCAAAGCGTTTCAGGTCTTCCACTGCACCCGTCAGGCTATAATTTAGCAAGTGGGCATACATCGCTTCGCAGTGGGGCCACCAGAGTTTCATGTTCCATTCGAGTGCCATCGGAGAATAGCCTTCTGCATCCAAGAAATAGTACAATCCACCGTATTCATGGTCCCAGCCCGCATCATGCGACCACCGCACCATCTGTATGGCAACGTCCTGTAATTCGGGACGCTCAAGGCGCTGTGCCCAGTGTTGAAGGAACCATCCCGCCTCGATGGCGTGCCCCGGATTCAGCAAGCGCCCGTCGGGGCTATCCACACGGCTTCCATCTGGGGCTACATTTTCAAAAACCGTTTGTACCTCTTCGTGGATGTGCAGGCGCATTTGACTGATGCAGGCTTCTATTTTGGGCATAAACGGAGCGATATCGTTGCCCGCCACTTCTTCGATGAGGTTTAGCAGGATCATGGGCACGGCCAGCATCCTCATAGGCGTTGCCCCTTCATAAACCGGACGGCCTACTTTGGTCCAGTCAAACGCCCAATCCCAGACTTTTTCTAATTCCTCGCGGGCTTCTTCCAGTATTTCAGGACGTTTGGTGGCGCGGCTATACTCCGCGAGGGCCATGATATAGAAGCACTCCGAGAAGATTTTGCGTTGTAAATAGACAGGTTTTCCGTCTGCGGTCATAGAAAAATACACCCGACCATCGGGCTGAATGGCTTTCTCACGAAGGAATTTTGCACCAAGATCGGCCATGTGCAGCCATTCGGATTTTGGCGCTACATCGTTGTAGAGCTTACTAAACATCCATGTTTCACGGCCTTGCAACCAAATGTGTTTTCGGGTATCATAGACCTTACCATCGCGGTCTAAACAATTAAAAAAGCCGCCATTTGCTTCGTCTGGTGAATGCTTAAGCCAAAAGGGAACCACATGGTCAAACAATTCCTTTTCAAACTTTTGGCGATAGTGGGTAATGGTTTCGGGTGTCATGGTAAAAGATAATCTTAGTATTGAATCGGTTCTATAGGATTAAAAAGTTCGATTTGAGCAGCCTTAACGACCTCTTTATACGTAGGCCAAGTCCGACTAAAGAATTCATTTACCGACGTTATGCTGGCGCGTACTGAGGCTTCAGCATGTTCTACGGCCCATTGCTCGGTAAGGCCAGCGGCGTTAAACGAAGACCCAAGATAGCTTCGTGCATTCCCCAGTTTTGCAGACACCGTATTAGGATTTCGGGAGATGCCTTGCCCGGTTTCTTTACCAATCATATTTTCCAAGAGCAACTTAAGCGCCTCGCCCGCTTCTTTTCCCTTGTCCTTGACGGTTTTTGCGGGATCATCGGTTCGGTCTTTGACTTGTTCTTCGATCAGTCGTAACGTTCTTTGTGCTTCTCGGATTTGGTCTGCGGCAGCGGTCGCGGCTTCGGTGGCACGTTCTA is drawn from Bacteroidetes Order II. bacterium and contains these coding sequences:
- a CDS encoding PIG-L family deacetylase, which codes for MRISLSFVLFIGMGILSNGVFAQYLPQLPEKKLVVMNVAAHPDDEDGQTMAYYRHAKNAVVYSIIYTRGEGGQNEIGPELYEELGALRTQETEKAARILGTKVYFLNYPDFGFSKFAKEAFEKWGGKEAVIARIVYMVRKLKPDVMFTNHDTVTVGSNRQHGQHQAVGISALAAFRLAADPTFHPEQLHEPGVSLWQPKRFFWRNWMATSGEVQIAVSDPYKNDLTYQQLALNALKEHASQGMDFFAGRRSFPRYTFFRLIDKAADEALHPTDLAGNLETIARRADLSYYLDAGNYFSPINVALVNRPSGVATPGEKVVIQVPGNATTSLKIWMDGVPISLQNEEKHLLSFQIPKTAQPSYPKITYQYQRFSNAPVFTYAVIRQNRIESAGYLPLEIAPVLYLDPVPPVLRIHGGENSFTFKGQNFDPSSSRFQATFGFKTEALHATKVHQAIETTEEGSIKLQVSFVAPKDLPDADYPYNIELVGMGSKSGTNRSGTMRVLEPFAMPGLHVGVIKSYDDTLPMALKELGVSYKMLDSLDLSEKKFSGLQTIVVDIRAYFVRKDLRTYNQHLLNWVKEGGTLIVQYQKTFEWNAGETDPLDPTKKNPETTFAPFPIRLGGRDRVTYEDAPIRMLQPSHVLFRKPNQITEEDWEGWIQERGLYFPNQYDPAYTELFEMADPNEKPQRGSTLLATYGQGKYLFTALSWYRQLQALHPGAFRLFANMISLPFTQED
- a CDS encoding AGE family epimerase/isomerase, encoding MTPETITHYRQKFEKELFDHVVPFWLKHSPDEANGGFFNCLDRDGKVYDTRKHIWLQGRETWMFSKLYNDVAPKSEWLHMADLGAKFLREKAIQPDGRVYFSMTADGKPVYLQRKIFSECFYIMALAEYSRATKRPEILEEAREELEKVWDWAFDWTKVGRPVYEGATPMRMLAVPMILLNLIEEVAGNDIAPFMPKIEACISQMRLHIHEEVQTVFENVAPDGSRVDSPDGRLLNPGHAIEAGWFLQHWAQRLERPELQDVAIQMVRWSHDAGWDHEYGGLYYFLDAEGYSPMALEWNMKLWWPHCEAMYAHLLNYSLTGAVEDLKRFEETASYTFKHFPDSQYGEWFGYLDRFGKVTHRFKGGPYKGCFHVPRALWLCWKKLKAMESLSL
- a CDS encoding glycosyl hydrolase, which gives rise to MKLTCIMLFLSVLVLPAQKRNNKSEPAPVLLPKSEVVLDTSYLSTKRFRNIGPFRGGRSAAVTGIPGKPYTFLFGSVGGGVWQTKDAGQTWRSLSDGFFGGSIGAVAVSEWDQNVVYVGGGEKTVRGNVSYGLGMWKSIDAGKTWQHIGLSDSRHITRIRIHPKNPDLLYVSALGHLFGPNEQRGVFRSKDGGKTWERILFVSPDAGAVDLVMDPSNPRVLYASTWQVKRTPYSLESGGAGSGLWKSSDGGDTWQNISRANGLPKGLLGIIGVTVSPANPERLWAIVEAEDGGVFRSDDAGKNWRKLNSDRNLRQRAWYYTRIYADPMNEDQVYVLNVGFWRSKDGGRTYSEINTPHSDHHDLWIDPNDPLRMIIGDDGGAQVSVDGGENWSTYHNQPTAQFYRVTTDDHFPYRIYGAQQDNSTVRIVHRSDGFGITERDWEETAGGESGHIAIDPRDNDIVYGGSYGGFLTRKNHRTGEERDINPWPDNPMGHGAGDLKYRFQWNFPLLYSRHSPKTLYAAAQVLFKTENEGQTWEPISGDLTRNDPQTLGPSGGPITKDNTSVEYYGTIFAVAEGLEPGVIWTGSDDGLIHITRDGGKTWKSVTPPPNILPEWAQINSIEPHPTNPGGLYVAATRYKSDDSKPYLLRTTDYGMSWTLITKGIDPGHFTRVIRADAARPGLLFAGTEFGLYASIDDGQQWFSFQKNLPIVPITDITIKNKDLILATQGRSFWVMDDLTLLHQLTSEVSAKPVVLFKTRPTYRMGGGGGRSSLTVGENPINGVQLSYYFKQVPDSAAVKLKLIGRDGKTIRTYSPKGKPETRMSLKKGMNTFVWNMRYPEAERFDGLILWAGGTQGPKAPPGTYEARLFVGKDSLSVPFEILKDPRVQATQADLEAQFEFLVRVRDDLSTIHRSIKQIRVIRDAIKRVSGGDAAIKTAGDSLVRAMTAIEEALYQTKNQSGQDPLNYPIKLNNRLSALASSVGSAEARPTDQAVAVYALLKPLIAEQLERWKTIKETDIPSFNQLVASKNIPAVKMD